A portion of the Kazachstania africana CBS 2517 chromosome 2, complete genome genome contains these proteins:
- the PLP1 gene encoding Plp1p (similar to Saccharomyces cerevisiae PLP1 (YDR183W); ancestral locus Anc_8.385) — protein MSSKLEDAEAKILRNGSGTDSDSEENIDELFEELEDEDFMSRYREQRIEEISRHLKQTRKNVHDNDHGKLNEVEDEKELIKIINQNKDGNLIIHFQLEKFPKCQFMNKQLGRLASKYVNTKFIKVEVENCPFFVTKLRIKVLPFVIGYRNGVEKIKLVGFSKLGNDPNVFAFESLENLLLASGLIKKFNIREVTHDNDSSSDLDN, from the coding sequence ATGAGTAGTAAGCTTGAAGATGCAGAAGCCAAAATATTGAGAAACGGATCAGGAACCGATTCTGACAGCGAAGAAAACATAGATGAGCTCTTTGAAGAGCTAGAGGATGAAGATTTTATGTCGAGATACAGAGAACAAAGAATTGAGGAAATATCAAGACACCTAAAACAGACGCGTAAAAATGTGCATGATAATGATCATGGTAAGCTtaatgaagttgaagatgagaaagaattaattaaaataatCAATCAAAACAAGGACGgcaatttgataatacaCTTCCAGTTAGAAAAGTTCCCAAAATGTCAGTTCATGAATAAACAACTGGGGAGGTTAGCATCAAAATATGTAAATacaaaattcatcaaagttGAGGTGGAAAACTGTCCTTTTTTTGTTACTAAATTACGTATTAAGGTCTTACCCTTTGTCATTGGTTATAGAAATGGGGTTGAGAAAATAAAGCTAGTTGGATTCAGCAAATTAGGTAATGATCCAAATGTGTTTGCTTTTGAATCTCTCGAGAATCTGTTACTTGCTAGTGgattaattaaaaaattcaatattcgAGAAGTCACCCACGACAACGATAGTAGCAGTGATCTTGATAATTAG